One genomic region from Lycorma delicatula isolate Av1 chromosome 1, ASM4794821v1, whole genome shotgun sequence encodes:
- the LOC142317449 gene encoding gamma-interferon-inducible lysosomal thiol reductase-like protein isoform X1, producing the protein MRESCMSENTIKKNTKDKVTDCSNNNEGKELLSAYGNETNNFQPKVQYVPSPVFNGVLKESDRVDAYYNLKEVVCKYLNPKPPQCSNHYYYLSVPYF; encoded by the exons ATGAGAGAATCA TGCATGTCAgagaatactataaaaaaaaatacaaaggataAAGTTACAGACTGTAGCAACAATAATGAAGGGAAAGAGCTTCTTTCAGCTTATGGAAATGAAACAAACAACTTTCAACCAAAAGTACAATATGTACCATCTCCAGTCTTCAATGGA GTGCTTAAAGAGTCAGATCGTGTTGATgcatattacaatttaaaagaagTTGTATGCAAGTATCTTAATCCTAAACCACCTCAGTGTtctaatcattattattacttatcagtaccttatttttaa
- the LOC142317449 gene encoding gamma-interferon-inducible lysosomal thiol reductase-like protein isoform X2, with amino-acid sequence MSENTIKKNTKDKVTDCSNNNEGKELLSAYGNETNNFQPKVQYVPSPVFNGVLKESDRVDAYYNLKEVVCKYLNPKPPQCSNHYYYLSVPYF; translated from the exons ATGTCAgagaatactataaaaaaaaatacaaaggataAAGTTACAGACTGTAGCAACAATAATGAAGGGAAAGAGCTTCTTTCAGCTTATGGAAATGAAACAAACAACTTTCAACCAAAAGTACAATATGTACCATCTCCAGTCTTCAATGGA GTGCTTAAAGAGTCAGATCGTGTTGATgcatattacaatttaaaagaagTTGTATGCAAGTATCTTAATCCTAAACCACCTCAGTGTtctaatcattattattacttatcagtaccttatttttaa